A section of the Flaviflexus equikiangi genome encodes:
- the coaD gene encoding pantetheine-phosphate adenylyltransferase: MSIAVCPGSFDPITLGHVDVVRRARTIFDEVIIGVAHNASKTYLFTPEERVSLARTAVAHMPGVRVELINGLLADYTSTVGASAIVKGLRGSADYDSEQSMALLNRHLSGVETVFVMGDSGLGHIASSLVKDVASHGGKVDDLVPPAVAAALTRKVRNV, translated from the coding sequence ATGAGTATCGCTGTCTGCCCGGGATCGTTCGATCCCATCACGCTCGGCCATGTCGACGTGGTCCGGCGCGCCCGCACTATTTTCGATGAGGTCATCATCGGCGTCGCGCATAACGCCTCCAAAACCTACCTTTTCACGCCGGAGGAACGCGTCTCTCTTGCTCGGACCGCCGTTGCGCACATGCCCGGCGTGCGCGTCGAACTCATCAACGGGCTTCTCGCTGACTACACGAGCACGGTCGGCGCCTCCGCCATCGTCAAAGGCCTGCGCGGGTCAGCAGACTACGACAGCGAACAATCGATGGCGCTCCTCAACAGGCACCTGAGCGGCGTCGAGACAGTCTTTGTCATGGGCGATTCGGGCCTCGGCCACATCGCCTCATCCCTCGTCAAGGACGTAGCCTCCCACGGCGGCAAGGTCGACGATTTGGTGCCGCCAGCAGTGGCTGCGGCGCTCACGAGAAAGGTACGCAATGTCTGA
- the cydC gene encoding thiol reductant ABC exporter subunit CydC — protein sequence MMERRERDALRRCLAALELDRRRFALSVLFGSFGLGSAIALAAVSAWLIARASQMPPVLELSVAATSVRMFGIGKAIFRYLERLSSHRVALAGMGHLRTNIYTSLASSPHSTVATLRRGDLLARTGADVDTIGDTVVKAILPACIAFFTAFISVGIVWFLSPQIAVALVIALLVSGVTGPAVTAIGARRAEQNRVTDEAELSALSLALLEGAGELRISGRLRAMEDAIDATEARIRHHRDHAARPLAWAAVIDTLALGIAVLSAILIGVAQLDAGVLNGVELAVCVLVPLAAFEGTAALGPAALVLVQSGQAALRISELLGEEYSDNRRHSPDLEPVLEARDLVVGWPGGPDVAGPFDLTLAKGTKIAVVGPSGIGKSTLLSTVAGLIEPHAGSVTLGGVEVSSLDRESISAAMILIAEDAHVFETTVMENLRVVRRDLTEAEARDALERAGLGSWLGRLPAGLDTMLGSNATTVSGGERRRLLLARAHASNAPIIALDEPGEHLEPATADRLLGELLDSDLGLIIVTHRLTGLHKADLIIHVDHDGVDVGRYDDLMERSPSFRWAVEETA from the coding sequence ATGATGGAACGCCGCGAACGGGACGCGCTGCGCCGCTGCCTGGCCGCTCTCGAACTTGATCGACGTCGCTTCGCACTGTCCGTGCTCTTCGGCTCTTTCGGGCTTGGCAGCGCCATTGCACTGGCCGCCGTCTCAGCCTGGCTGATCGCCCGAGCATCGCAGATGCCGCCGGTGCTCGAACTCTCCGTTGCCGCGACATCGGTCCGCATGTTCGGTATCGGCAAGGCGATCTTCCGCTATCTCGAACGCCTCTCCTCTCATCGCGTCGCGCTGGCCGGCATGGGGCATCTTCGCACGAACATCTACACGTCTCTCGCGAGCTCCCCCCACTCGACCGTGGCGACTCTCCGTCGCGGAGATCTCCTTGCCCGCACGGGCGCGGACGTCGACACGATCGGGGACACGGTCGTCAAGGCAATCCTGCCCGCCTGCATCGCCTTCTTCACCGCCTTCATCTCAGTCGGCATCGTCTGGTTCCTCTCCCCGCAGATCGCAGTCGCACTCGTCATCGCGCTCCTCGTTTCGGGTGTCACGGGCCCCGCCGTGACCGCGATCGGCGCGCGCCGAGCAGAGCAGAACCGTGTCACGGATGAAGCGGAGCTCTCTGCCCTGTCTCTCGCGCTGCTCGAGGGTGCGGGTGAGCTCCGTATCTCCGGTCGCCTGCGCGCCATGGAGGACGCGATCGACGCGACAGAGGCCCGCATCCGCCACCATCGCGATCATGCTGCACGGCCGCTCGCGTGGGCGGCAGTGATCGACACTCTCGCCCTCGGCATCGCCGTCCTCTCGGCCATCCTCATCGGGGTGGCCCAACTGGATGCTGGTGTTCTCAACGGTGTTGAGCTTGCCGTGTGCGTTCTCGTGCCCCTTGCCGCGTTCGAGGGGACAGCAGCGCTCGGGCCTGCCGCGCTTGTCCTCGTCCAGTCGGGACAGGCCGCCCTTCGAATTTCCGAGCTTCTCGGAGAGGAATACTCGGATAACAGGAGGCATTCCCCCGATCTGGAGCCTGTTCTCGAGGCGCGCGATCTTGTCGTGGGATGGCCGGGGGGACCCGACGTGGCGGGACCGTTCGACCTGACTCTCGCGAAAGGCACGAAGATCGCGGTCGTCGGCCCCTCGGGGATCGGTAAGTCGACTCTGCTGTCCACCGTTGCCGGCTTGATCGAGCCCCATGCGGGAAGCGTCACCCTCGGCGGGGTCGAGGTGTCGTCGCTCGACCGGGAATCGATCTCGGCCGCGATGATTCTCATCGCAGAGGACGCCCATGTTTTCGAGACGACCGTCATGGAGAATCTGAGGGTCGTACGCCGTGATCTCACCGAAGCCGAAGCGCGTGATGCTCTGGAGAGGGCCGGGCTCGGCTCGTGGCTCGGGCGGCTGCCAGCGGGCCTCGACACCATGCTGGGGTCGAATGCGACCACGGTGTCCGGTGGGGAGCGTCGACGCCTCCTTCTCGCGCGCGCACACGCCTCCAACGCCCCCATCATCGCTCTCGATGAGCCCGGAGAACACCTGGAGCCCGCAACCGCGGACCGGCTTCTCGGGGAGCTTCTCGATTCAGATCTCGGTCTTATCATCGTCACCCACCGCCTGACTGGGCTCCACAAGGCTGACCTCATCATTCATGTCGACCATGATGGTGTGGACGTGGGCCGTTACGATGATCTGATGGAACGCAGCCCCAGTTTCCGCTGGGCGGTAGAGGAGACAGCATGA
- a CDS encoding GAF domain-containing sensor histidine kinase, producing the protein MTEPIGYPIPATAASTDGLFDSALALTSRLDLKSALQEFVESARRLTGAKYAALGILGSRGETVAFHHTGMSMSEVDRLPHPPRGNGVFAQIPVDAPLIINDLMSHPAFEGWPDYHPRMQNFLGVPVRIHEQVYGRLYLAEKPGGFDDDDAANMTMLANAAAIAVQNSRLYAESEDRAAWIAVSQAITTALLEGTDEEEALELIAKKMRVVSKSCTALIVLPSVGDAWVCEIADGYEADSMIGLEFPPDGRAQTVIREGSGVVVDSMTRTRTMRIPALRGYGPALYAPMMVQGVGAGVIILLRSRTQPEFDLADLAMAESVSKQAALALELASARHAQDVAAQIDERAAIGRDLHDLAIQQLFATGMQITAIREDLESKDAPAEIVTLLNQAIESVDESVKEIRHIVHKLREPDANVVIVERLRREASLARTSLGFAPSLVITLFGEALPSEIDNDTVSTIDNMIGGDIADDIVAVTREGLSNAARHAKASSVSVTVSVDAAEVRIIVVDDGSGPSPSRSRRSGLSNLAARARRHGGGFELARGDQRGAVMTWWAPLG; encoded by the coding sequence ATGACGGAACCGATCGGTTATCCGATTCCCGCGACGGCAGCAAGCACAGACGGTCTCTTCGACTCGGCCCTTGCACTCACGTCCCGCCTCGACTTGAAATCCGCGTTGCAGGAGTTTGTCGAATCGGCCCGTCGGCTCACCGGCGCGAAATATGCCGCTCTCGGAATTCTCGGCTCACGCGGCGAGACGGTGGCCTTCCACCACACCGGTATGTCGATGTCCGAAGTGGATCGGCTCCCTCATCCGCCGCGCGGCAACGGCGTCTTCGCGCAGATACCGGTCGATGCTCCTCTGATCATCAACGATCTCATGAGCCATCCGGCGTTCGAGGGATGGCCGGACTATCACCCTCGCATGCAGAACTTTCTCGGCGTTCCCGTCCGTATTCATGAACAGGTCTACGGTAGGCTCTACCTCGCGGAGAAGCCCGGCGGTTTCGATGACGATGATGCCGCGAACATGACGATGCTTGCGAACGCGGCCGCCATCGCCGTCCAGAATTCGCGCCTCTATGCCGAATCGGAAGACCGAGCGGCCTGGATCGCAGTATCGCAGGCGATCACGACTGCGCTGCTCGAAGGCACGGACGAGGAGGAGGCCCTCGAGCTGATCGCGAAGAAGATGAGGGTCGTCTCGAAATCCTGCACCGCTCTGATTGTCCTTCCCTCGGTCGGTGATGCCTGGGTATGCGAAATCGCAGACGGGTACGAAGCTGACAGCATGATCGGGCTCGAGTTCCCGCCGGACGGTCGAGCGCAGACAGTCATTCGGGAGGGAAGCGGAGTTGTGGTCGATTCCATGACGCGCACGAGGACCATGAGAATCCCGGCGCTTCGCGGCTATGGTCCTGCCCTCTACGCGCCGATGATGGTGCAGGGAGTCGGTGCGGGTGTCATCATCCTGCTCCGCTCTCGCACCCAGCCCGAGTTCGATCTCGCGGACCTTGCGATGGCGGAGTCCGTCTCGAAGCAGGCCGCCTTGGCCCTCGAGCTCGCATCGGCACGACACGCGCAAGATGTTGCCGCCCAGATCGACGAACGCGCCGCCATCGGCCGCGATCTCCATGATCTGGCGATCCAGCAGCTCTTCGCAACCGGGATGCAGATCACTGCTATCCGGGAGGACCTGGAGTCGAAGGACGCCCCCGCCGAGATCGTCACTCTCCTCAACCAGGCAATCGAATCGGTTGACGAATCGGTCAAGGAGATTCGGCATATTGTTCACAAGCTCCGAGAACCGGACGCGAACGTCGTCATCGTCGAGCGGCTCCGCCGCGAAGCATCGCTCGCCCGCACCTCTCTCGGCTTCGCCCCGTCTCTCGTCATCACGCTCTTCGGTGAAGCACTGCCGTCCGAAATCGACAACGACACCGTGTCCACGATCGACAACATGATCGGCGGCGATATCGCCGACGATATTGTTGCTGTCACGAGGGAAGGCCTGTCGAACGCGGCCCGCCACGCGAAAGCTTCCTCTGTCTCCGTGACAGTGAGCGTCGACGCTGCCGAGGTGCGCATCATCGTCGTCGATGATGGCTCAGGACCGTCTCCGTCACGCTCCCGCCGGTCTGGATTGTCGAACCTTGCGGCCCGGGCTCGGCGTCACGGAGGCGGTTTCGAGCTTGCCAGAGGAGATCAGCGCGGTGCCGTCATGACCTGGTGGGCCCCGCTCGGCTAA
- a CDS encoding YceD family protein, which produces MSDAFSISLADLRHQEGSRLDFQRSIPAPDTFATALVRTVDTIEVEGALQSVSEGVLVTATIDFDTVAECARCLIDVEHSGQSDVTELYFYQNRAQALLESGDDEVEEAPLIVNDAIDIEALLRDTIVSQMPFVPLCREDCPGLCAGCGERLADLPEDHEHVDTSSDMSPLDELRAKLVAEEQGE; this is translated from the coding sequence ATGTCCGATGCGTTCAGCATCTCCCTCGCAGACCTTCGCCACCAGGAAGGGTCGCGGCTCGACTTCCAGCGATCGATACCTGCGCCCGATACGTTCGCGACCGCACTTGTCAGGACCGTCGACACGATCGAGGTGGAAGGGGCGCTCCAGTCCGTCTCCGAGGGTGTCCTTGTCACTGCCACGATCGACTTCGACACGGTCGCTGAATGCGCGCGGTGCCTCATCGACGTGGAGCATTCCGGCCAGTCGGACGTCACGGAACTGTACTTCTATCAGAACCGAGCACAGGCCCTTCTCGAATCGGGTGACGATGAGGTGGAAGAAGCCCCGCTTATCGTCAACGACGCGATCGACATCGAGGCGCTGCTGCGCGACACGATCGTCAGTCAGATGCCGTTCGTCCCGCTGTGCCGTGAGGACTGCCCCGGCCTGTGTGCGGGATGTGGGGAGCGGCTGGCTGACCTGCCCGAGGATCACGAGCACGTCGACACCAGCTCTGACATGAGTCCGCTCGATGAGCTGCGTGCGAAGCTCGTCGCCGAAGAGCAGGGCGAATGA
- a CDS encoding Dps family protein — MTSALQSVLVDLIDISLQAKQAHWNLRGQGFRSLHLQLDEIVDLARRASDDVAERMAALDTAPDGRAASVSSDSSIGDISSTWIKVSDAYDIIESKLQTASDNIKKLIDSVDEADPLSGDLLIGIAFDLEKQAWMLRAASISD; from the coding sequence GTGACCTCAGCACTACAGTCCGTTCTCGTCGACCTCATTGATATTTCCCTCCAGGCCAAGCAGGCTCACTGGAATCTGCGCGGGCAGGGCTTCCGCTCCCTGCATCTGCAGCTCGACGAGATCGTCGATCTCGCACGCCGGGCTTCCGACGATGTGGCGGAGCGCATGGCAGCTCTCGATACCGCGCCGGATGGTCGCGCTGCAAGCGTGAGTTCAGACTCGAGTATTGGTGACATCTCGTCCACGTGGATTAAGGTGTCAGACGCCTACGACATTATCGAGTCGAAGCTCCAGACAGCCTCCGACAACATCAAGAAGCTGATCGACAGCGTCGACGAGGCAGATCCGCTCTCGGGAGATCTGCTCATCGGCATCGCGTTCGACCTTGAGAAGCAGGCATGGATGCTGCGGGCAGCATCCATCTCCGATTAA
- the rsmD gene encoding 16S rRNA (guanine(966)-N(2))-methyltransferase RsmD: MPRIIGGTAKGMTIKVPKSARPTPDMVREAIFSSLQHRGYLDDTDVLDLFAGSGAFGLEAASRGARSVTAIDANREASTIIERNAASCALQVRVIQARAESFLASSAAQFDVIFLDPPYAMTDEEMAPVLALSAPRLVDDGLLIVERDKHAGEPPWPADIVGDGQRSWGDTVVWYALHGEYARSLRS, encoded by the coding sequence ATGCCTCGCATCATCGGCGGAACAGCGAAGGGCATGACGATCAAGGTGCCCAAGTCTGCTCGCCCCACACCGGACATGGTGCGCGAGGCGATCTTCTCAAGCCTGCAGCACCGCGGATATCTTGACGACACCGATGTCCTCGACCTCTTTGCAGGCTCCGGAGCTTTCGGCCTCGAGGCCGCCTCGCGCGGAGCGCGGTCAGTGACCGCAATCGACGCGAATCGGGAAGCCTCCACGATCATCGAGCGCAATGCGGCCTCCTGCGCACTTCAGGTTCGTGTCATCCAGGCGCGGGCCGAGAGCTTCCTCGCCTCATCGGCTGCGCAGTTCGATGTCATCTTCCTCGACCCGCCGTATGCGATGACGGACGAGGAGATGGCGCCGGTGCTCGCACTCTCGGCGCCCCGGCTCGTCGATGATGGTCTCCTCATCGTCGAGCGTGACAAACATGCGGGTGAGCCGCCCTGGCCCGCCGACATCGTGGGGGATGGTCAACGATCATGGGGAGACACCGTCGTGTGGTACGCACTGCACGGGGAGTATGCACGTAGTCTTAGATCATGA
- the cydD gene encoding thiol reductant ABC exporter subunit CydD: MKPLDPKLLSHAAPARRYVALVTLTGIISAALIIAQCFLISLAISPVIDGTADLSDALPLVGMLALVVLGRMFVTWVQESFGHRAALETIADLRGQVLARAGALGPRWLASKTTSIVTFTTRGLDDLEPYFVKYLPQLLLTATVTPASLIVILLLDWPSAILIVFCLPIIPIFMILIGKMTENTSQKKLAAMASLGDQVLDLIAGLPTLKALGRERGPAKRVDELGKSYTETTMAALRIAFLSGTVLEFLATLSTALVAVEVGFRMVYGYLDLTTGLVIIMLTPEIFKPLREVGSQYHASTDGLAAAEQAISVIETPVPARGDTSSPDLSHSDIVIANLSVEAEGRGVTAPANLSAVIRPGRITALEGPSGAGKSTTVSVLLGLLEPTFGTVTVGGVPLTAIDPDSWWSQITWVPQRPVLVPGTVAENIGGVDDAAAALTGFDEVLATLPNGWETPIGQGGVGLSLGQRQRLALTRALRERRPLLVLDEPTAHLDARSENQIVSAVRAAQANGQTVLIIAHRQTLLDIADEVITVTAMEGAAS; this comes from the coding sequence GTGAAGCCCCTGGATCCGAAACTGCTGTCCCACGCCGCTCCCGCACGACGATACGTCGCTCTCGTCACCCTGACGGGCATCATCTCCGCGGCGCTTATCATCGCGCAGTGCTTCCTCATCTCGCTCGCCATCTCCCCCGTCATCGATGGGACCGCGGATCTCTCAGATGCTCTCCCCCTCGTGGGCATGCTGGCGCTCGTGGTCCTCGGGCGGATGTTCGTCACGTGGGTCCAGGAGTCGTTCGGGCACCGGGCCGCACTCGAGACGATCGCGGACTTGAGGGGGCAGGTGCTTGCCCGGGCGGGTGCTTTGGGGCCGCGCTGGCTCGCATCGAAGACCACGTCGATCGTCACCTTCACCACTCGTGGCCTTGACGACCTCGAGCCCTACTTCGTGAAGTATCTTCCCCAGCTTCTGCTGACGGCGACCGTTACACCCGCCTCTCTGATCGTCATCCTGCTCCTCGACTGGCCCTCGGCCATTCTCATCGTCTTCTGCCTCCCGATCATCCCGATCTTCATGATCCTTATCGGGAAGATGACGGAGAATACGTCTCAGAAGAAGCTGGCTGCGATGGCGAGTCTCGGAGATCAGGTCCTCGACCTCATCGCAGGCCTGCCGACGCTCAAGGCTCTCGGCCGTGAGCGCGGCCCGGCGAAGCGTGTCGACGAACTTGGGAAGAGCTACACCGAGACGACGATGGCGGCGCTTCGTATCGCCTTCCTGTCGGGCACCGTCCTCGAATTCCTTGCCACACTCTCGACTGCCCTCGTCGCGGTCGAGGTTGGCTTCCGTATGGTGTACGGATATCTCGACCTGACCACTGGTCTTGTCATCATCATGCTCACGCCCGAGATCTTCAAACCACTGAGAGAGGTAGGCTCCCAATACCACGCATCGACGGATGGTCTGGCAGCCGCCGAGCAGGCCATCTCCGTCATCGAAACACCCGTCCCAGCCCGCGGGGACACCTCCTCCCCCGATCTGTCGCATTCCGACATTGTCATTGCGAATCTCTCGGTCGAGGCTGAGGGCAGAGGCGTCACCGCCCCGGCGAACCTGTCGGCGGTGATCCGCCCCGGTCGCATCACCGCTCTGGAAGGCCCGTCCGGCGCGGGGAAGTCCACGACCGTGTCCGTCCTGCTCGGACTCCTCGAACCGACTTTCGGGACCGTCACGGTCGGTGGCGTCCCCCTGACTGCCATCGATCCTGACTCGTGGTGGTCTCAGATCACGTGGGTACCCCAGCGTCCCGTACTCGTCCCAGGAACGGTTGCCGAGAATATCGGTGGTGTCGATGACGCCGCCGCCGCTCTCACGGGATTCGATGAGGTGCTCGCAACGCTTCCGAACGGCTGGGAGACTCCGATCGGTCAGGGCGGGGTGGGGTTATCGCTCGGCCAGAGACAGAGGTTGGCCCTGACTCGGGCGCTGCGCGAACGCCGCCCGCTGCTCGTCCTCGACGAACCGACAGCACATCTCGACGCCCGGTCAGAGAACCAGATCGTGTCCGCTGTCCGTGCCGCACAAGCCAATGGACAGACCGTCCTCATCATTGCCCACAGGCAAACCCTCCTCGATATCGCCGATGAGGTCATCACCGTCACCGCTATGGAAGGCGCCGCATCATGA
- a CDS encoding response regulator, whose product MIIDDHEVVRRGISEVVERADGLSVVAEAGSVEEALNRAKIVRPDVALVDLRLPDGTGIDIITRLAKEVPSVRPIVLTSFDDDDALDEALQAGAKAYLLKSVRGAEITEVIKAVAAGRVLLDERTLTRRRADHDDPTADLTPSERKVLDLIGDGLSNREIGERLGVAEKTVKNHITSLLSKMGLQRRTQVAAWVAGQRAAGWRAQH is encoded by the coding sequence ATGATCATCGACGACCATGAGGTTGTCCGTCGGGGAATTTCGGAGGTCGTGGAACGGGCCGATGGCCTGTCTGTCGTCGCGGAAGCGGGGTCCGTTGAAGAGGCCCTCAATCGTGCGAAAATCGTTCGTCCCGATGTTGCCCTTGTCGACCTGCGCCTTCCTGACGGCACCGGCATCGACATCATCACTCGCCTGGCCAAGGAAGTTCCCTCCGTCCGCCCCATCGTCCTCACGTCCTTCGATGACGATGATGCTCTCGATGAGGCACTTCAGGCGGGAGCGAAAGCCTATCTTCTCAAGTCCGTCCGCGGGGCCGAGATCACCGAGGTTATCAAGGCTGTCGCGGCTGGCCGTGTTCTCCTGGACGAACGGACGCTGACCCGCCGCAGGGCGGACCACGATGATCCCACGGCGGACCTGACGCCGTCCGAACGCAAGGTCCTGGACCTTATTGGGGACGGGCTGTCGAACCGGGAGATCGGGGAACGTCTCGGCGTGGCGGAGAAGACGGTGAAGAACCACATCACCTCGCTGCTCTCGAAGATGGGGCTGCAGCGCAGAACCCAGGTTGCGGCATGGGTTGCCGGCCAGCGTGCCGCCGGGTGGCGGGCCCAGCACTGA
- the rnc gene encoding ribonuclease III: MSRSKGRRKVNPPARTDREVLLERWGVQVRPDLLDLSLTHRSWAFENGGVPTNERLELLGDAVLSIIVTDRIFHQYPDKSEADLVPIRAAAVSEAPLAEIAKQLGLDEFILLGNGELVTDGRNKPSILSDTLEALIGATYLSEGLDATRSVVERLTEPFIIDATNAGPALDWKTSIQMLANDGKMGAVSYEIVGSGPDHARRYEATVMIDGKAWGTGQGTSRAKAEMSAAEAAYEKLRRAVNA, translated from the coding sequence ATGAGCCGTTCGAAAGGCCGCAGGAAGGTCAACCCGCCGGCACGGACAGACCGTGAGGTGCTGTTGGAGCGCTGGGGTGTTCAGGTTCGCCCCGATCTTCTCGACCTGTCTCTCACCCACCGTTCCTGGGCCTTCGAGAACGGGGGAGTGCCCACAAACGAACGCCTCGAACTGTTGGGCGACGCGGTGCTCTCCATCATCGTCACGGACAGGATCTTCCATCAGTACCCTGACAAGTCCGAGGCCGACCTCGTTCCCATTCGAGCAGCCGCGGTCTCCGAGGCGCCACTGGCCGAGATCGCGAAACAGCTGGGCCTGGATGAGTTTATTCTCCTCGGCAACGGGGAGCTGGTGACAGATGGTCGAAACAAGCCATCGATCCTTTCCGATACGCTCGAGGCCCTGATCGGCGCCACCTACCTCTCTGAGGGCCTCGATGCGACGAGGAGCGTCGTCGAACGGCTGACAGAGCCTTTCATCATCGACGCGACGAATGCTGGCCCTGCCCTCGACTGGAAGACCTCGATCCAGATGCTCGCGAACGACGGGAAGATGGGCGCCGTGAGCTATGAGATCGTCGGATCGGGGCCTGATCATGCTCGCAGGTATGAGGCGACAGTCATGATCGATGGGAAAGCCTGGGGGACAGGCCAGGGAACCTCCCGAGCGAAGGCGGAGATGTCGGCGGCGGAAGCAGCCTACGAGAAGCTCCGGCGGGCAGTCAATGCCTGA
- the mutM gene encoding bifunctional DNA-formamidopyrimidine glycosylase/DNA-(apurinic or apyrimidinic site) lyase, whose amino-acid sequence MPELPEVEVVRAGLERLTLGATVTEITTFHPRAVRRSEGGPEGLTAFSGRSIDSVARRGKFLWFDMEGMALNVHLGMSGQLLVSRPGAPAPDHPHLRARIDFAHGTVIRFLDQRTFGYLQRSSLTEVPDDFPAGQGTTSRLIPVPVAHIARDLLDPGCDLVALSKRTRTKRTEIKRAMLDQTLVSGLGNIYCDEALYRARINPRRKTNGLSYVQLDELWHQSREVLREALLAGGTSFDSLYVNVNGASGYFSRSLNAYGQGGKPCGRCGTTMRKIQFMNRSSTYCPICQPFASRT is encoded by the coding sequence ATGCCTGAACTCCCCGAGGTTGAGGTGGTCCGGGCAGGCCTGGAGCGCCTCACGCTCGGTGCGACAGTCACGGAGATCACCACCTTCCATCCACGTGCGGTGCGGCGATCAGAAGGCGGCCCGGAGGGGCTCACCGCTTTCTCCGGACGCTCCATCGACAGTGTTGCCAGGCGCGGAAAATTCTTGTGGTTCGACATGGAGGGGATGGCACTCAACGTGCACCTGGGCATGTCTGGCCAGCTCCTCGTCAGTAGGCCGGGAGCCCCTGCCCCCGACCATCCCCATCTGCGCGCCCGCATCGACTTCGCCCACGGGACCGTTATCAGGTTCCTCGACCAGAGAACATTCGGATATCTGCAGCGATCGTCCTTGACAGAGGTCCCCGATGACTTCCCTGCCGGCCAGGGCACGACGTCTCGACTGATCCCCGTACCCGTCGCCCATATCGCACGTGATCTACTCGATCCAGGCTGCGACCTTGTGGCACTCTCGAAGAGAACACGGACGAAGAGGACTGAGATCAAGCGGGCAATGCTCGACCAGACGCTCGTGTCGGGCTTGGGAAACATCTATTGCGACGAGGCGCTCTATCGGGCCCGCATCAACCCGAGACGGAAGACCAACGGGTTGTCCTACGTCCAACTCGATGAGCTGTGGCATCAGTCCCGGGAAGTTCTGAGGGAAGCTCTCTTGGCTGGCGGAACCTCTTTCGACTCCCTCTATGTCAACGTCAACGGAGCATCAGGGTATTTCTCCCGTTCTCTCAACGCCTACGGTCAAGGCGGAAAGCCGTGCGGCCGCTGCGGTACGACCATGAGGAAGATTCAGTTCATGAACCGATCGTCTACGTACTGTCCGATCTGCCAGCCCTTTGCTAGTCGCACTTAG